The Erigeron canadensis isolate Cc75 chromosome 4, C_canadensis_v1, whole genome shotgun sequence genome window below encodes:
- the LOC122596322 gene encoding cyclic nucleotide-gated ion channel 1-like, with translation MKFFDPDSEFILHWNKTFLLCSVFALSLDPLFFYIPVIDGTQKCLDVDRRLEITVCVLRSFADILYVIHIIIQFRTAHVPRYNHLLGKREFIDEPYYVARRYLTSYFIIDVLAALPLPQFAVLVIIPNLHGPASLLTKKLLKFIILSQNIPRVARTALFYHKVTKVTGFLTEKAWAGAGFNFFLYVLASHVVGALWYLFAIESELRCWNIACQSHNCHTKYLFCEEGRVGDYGFLNTSCPLLERNEIKDSTKFDFGIYLDALQTRVLETRDFRQKVLYCSWWGLQSLSSVGQGLKASTFYGEILFADFIAIIGLVLFALLIGNMQRYLQSFSNLTLRVEEMKEKRQEAEELMSHFSLSEELRQRVRRHKQYKWKITRGVELESFVRDLPRDLRRDIKRHLCLLSLRRVPLFNHMDEHLLDAMCERLNPVHYTEHSYLAREGDPVPEMLFITRGEVVSITTDGGRMGFFNSINLKAGDFCGEELLTWALDPTTKRIPFSTRTVKTITKVEAFALVADDLMFVASQFRRLHSRIIQHTFRFYSQQWRTWAACYIQAAWRGHCKRKLTMMLEARECRLQDALASSKETSTLSVGASIYVSRFSSNALRILRRNHMSTPKLELLLPKPA, from the exons ATGAAGTTTTTTGATCCAGATAGTGAATTTATTCTGCATTGgaacaaaacatttttattatgCTCTGTTTTTGCACTATCCTTGGATCCTTTGTTTTTCTATATACCTGTAATTGATGGTACCCAAAAGTGCCTAGATGTAGACCGTAGATTGGAGATCACTGTGTGTGTCCTTCGTTCATTCGCAGACATATTATATGTTATTCATATCATTATCCAGTTCAGAACTGCGCATGTTCCTCGTTATAATCATTTACTTGGAAAAAGAGAATTTATAGATGAACCTTATTATGTGGCAAGACGTTACCTAACATCTTACTTCATCATTGATGTTTTAGCAGCTCTTCCCCTTCCACAG TTTGCAGTTTTGGTAATCATCCCAAACTTACATGGGCCAGCCTCGTTACTgacaaaaaaacttttaaagttCATTATCTTGTCTCAAAACATCCCTCGAGTTGCTCGGACCGCCTTGTTCTATCATAAGGTAACCAAAGTTACTGGTTTCCTGACCGAAAAAGCATGGGCTGGAGCtggttttaacttttttctCTATGTGCTAGCTAGCCAT GTAGTTGGAGCCCTCTGGTACTTGTTTGCAATAGAAAGCGAACTTAGATGCTGGAATATCGCATGTCAAAGTCATAACTGTCACACCAAGTATTTATTTTGTGAGGAAGGCCGTGTGGGAGATTATGGATTCCTGAACACTTCTTGCCCTCTTCTCGAACGAAATGAAATTAAAGATTCAACAAAGTTTGATTTTGGGATATACCTTGATGCTCTTCAAACTCGAGTGTTAGAAACCAGGGACTTCCGCCAAAAAGTTTTGTATTGTTCTTGGTGGGGTTTGCAGAGTCTAAG TTCTGTTGGTCAAGGCCTAAAAGCAAGCACTTTCTATGGGGAGATTCTATTTGCCGACTTTATTGCGATTATTGGGCTGGTTCTATTTGCTTTGCTTATAGGCAACATGCAG AGATATTTGCAGTCTTTCTCAAACTTGACTCTTAGAGTGGAGGAGATGAAAGAAAAAAGGCAAGAAGCCGAGGAGCTCATGTCACATTTTTCCCTCTCTGAGGAGTTAAGGCAGCGAGTTAGGAGACACAAGCAATACAAATGGAAAATCACTAGGGGAGTTGAGTTAGAGTCCTTTGTCAGAGACCTTCCTCGGGACTTGAGGAGGGATATAAAACGTCATCTGTGCTTATTATCACTAAGAAGA GTACCGCTGTTTAACCATATGGATGAACATTTATTGGATGCTATGTGTGAGCGTTTAAATCCAGTTCATTACACAGAGCATAGCTACTTAGCCAGAGAGGGTGATCCGGTGCCTGAAATGCTCTTCATCACTCGTGGTGAGGTAGTAAGTATAACAACTGATGGTGGAAGAATGGGCTTTTTCAACTCTATTAACCTCAAAGCCGGTGACTTTTGTGGGGAGGAGCTTCTCACATGGGCATTAGATCCTACAACTAAGCGAATTCCTTTCTCTACTAGAACTGTGAAAACAATTACAAAAGTTGAAGCTTTTGCTCTCGTGGCTGATGATCTCATGTTTGTGGCATCCCAATTTAGACGTCTTCATAGCAGGATTATCCAGCATACTTTTAG GTTCTACTCACAGCAGTGGAGGACATGGGCAGCTTGCTACATACAGGCTGCTTGGCGTGGACACTGTAAAAGAAAGCTGACTATGATGTTGGAGGCACGAGAATGTAGACTGCAGGATGCCTTGGCCAGCAGCAAAGAGACTTCCACCCTCAGCGTCGGTGCCTCCATCTATGTGTCAAGATTTTCCTCCAATGCATTACGTATCTTAAGACGGAATCATATGTCAACACCTAAGTTGGAGTTGCTTCTTCCGAAGCCAGCTTAG
- the LOC122597250 gene encoding non-specific lipid-transfer protein-like — MDRIRIMWAITIIGAILISSKLMVVFAVPSCSMVAPMLPSCLGFIEGLEPSGMCCSTVKYLKDLGKTKNDRVAICECLKQATRMISYDPKRIPLLSKKCGVHSKLPPVDKDYDCSRVR; from the exons ATGGATCGTATTCGCATAATGTGGGCAATCACAATTATTGGTGCAATATTGATCTCGTCGAAGCTGATGGTTGTCTTTGCCGTCCCATCATGTTCAATGGTTGCTCCGATGTTGCCTTCATGCTTAGGCTTCATAGAAGGTCTAGAGCCATCGGGCATGTGTTGTTCGACAGTCAAGTACCTCAAAGACTTGGGCAAAACCAAAAATGATCGTGTAGCTATTTGCGAATGCTTGAAACAAGCCACAAGAATGATTAGTTATGATCCAAAACGAATCCCTCTTTTATCCAAGAAATGTGGTGTTCACTCAAAACTACCTCCGGTTGATAAGGATTACGATTGCTCAAG GGTGAGATAG